In Enterobacter sp. 638, a single window of DNA contains:
- a CDS encoding MurR/RpiR family transcriptional regulator: MNMLEKIQFQLEHLSKSERKVAEVILASPAQAIHSSIATLAQESGVSEPTVNRFCRSLETRGFPDFKLHLAQSLANGTPYVNRNVDEDDSVEAYTGKIFESAMATLDHVRQSLDRTSINRAVDLLTQAKKIAFFGLGSSAAVAHDAMNKFFRFNVPVIYSDDIVLQRMSCMNCDEDDVVVLISHTGRTKSLVELAQLARENDAMVIAITTAGTPLAREATLAITLDVPEDTDIYMPMVSRLAQLTVIDVLATGFTLRRGAKFRDNLKRVKEALKESRFDKELLIKGDVP, from the coding sequence ATGAACATGCTGGAAAAAATCCAGTTTCAACTGGAACACCTTAGCAAATCCGAGCGAAAAGTGGCTGAAGTTATTCTCGCCTCCCCTGCTCAGGCCATTCATTCAAGCATCGCTACGCTGGCACAAGAATCCGGTGTGAGCGAGCCCACCGTTAACCGCTTTTGCCGCAGTCTGGAGACACGCGGTTTTCCCGATTTTAAACTGCATCTGGCGCAAAGTCTGGCAAACGGCACGCCTTATGTAAATCGCAATGTCGATGAAGATGACAGCGTTGAAGCCTACACCGGTAAAATTTTCGAATCGGCGATGGCAACGCTCGATCACGTTCGCCAGTCGCTGGACAGAACGTCAATCAATCGCGCCGTGGATTTGCTCACCCAGGCGAAAAAGATTGCCTTCTTTGGTCTTGGCTCATCCGCCGCGGTCGCGCATGATGCGATGAACAAATTTTTCCGTTTTAACGTGCCGGTTATCTATTCCGATGACATCGTGCTGCAACGCATGAGCTGTATGAATTGCGATGAGGATGATGTGGTCGTGCTAATCTCGCACACGGGGCGGACCAAAAGTCTTGTCGAACTGGCGCAGCTAGCGCGTGAAAACGATGCCATGGTCATCGCAATCACCACCGCTGGCACTCCACTGGCGCGAGAAGCCACCTTAGCCATTACGCTTGACGTACCAGAAGATACGGATATTTACATGCCTATGGTGTCTAGGCTGGCGCAGTTAACCGTCATTGATGTACTGGCAACCGGTTTTACGCTGCGTCGTGGAGCAAAATTCCGAGATAACTTGAAGCGGGTCAAAGAAGCGCTTAAGGAATCGCGTTTTGATAAAGAGTTGCTCATTAAGGGCGATGTACCCTAA
- the znuC gene encoding zinc ABC transporter ATP-binding protein ZnuC gives MMNLVSLENISVSFGQRRVLSDVSLNLKPGKILTLLGPNGAGKSTLVRVVLGLVAPDTGVIKRDEKLRIGYVPQKLHLDSTLPLTVSRFLRLRPGTRKADILPALKRVQAGHLIEAPLQKLSGGETQRVLLARALLSQPQLLVLDEPTQGVDVNGQVALYDLIDQLRRELDCAVLMVSHDLHLVMAKTDEVLCLNHHICCSGTPEVVSMHPEFISMFGSRGAEQLGIYRHNHNHRHDLQGRIVLRRGNGHS, from the coding sequence ATGATGAATTTAGTTTCTCTCGAAAATATCTCGGTCTCATTCGGTCAGCGCCGCGTCCTTTCTGACGTGTCCCTGAATCTGAAACCGGGCAAAATATTGACGTTGCTCGGCCCCAATGGTGCAGGTAAATCGACGCTGGTTCGCGTGGTTCTTGGTCTGGTAGCACCTGACACGGGTGTGATCAAGCGCGACGAAAAACTGCGAATTGGCTACGTCCCGCAAAAGTTACACCTGGACTCTACCCTGCCGCTGACCGTGAGTCGTTTTCTGCGACTGCGCCCCGGTACGCGTAAAGCCGATATTCTCCCTGCGCTAAAGCGCGTTCAGGCAGGCCATCTGATTGAAGCCCCCTTGCAGAAACTCTCGGGTGGCGAGACGCAGCGCGTATTACTGGCGCGAGCGTTGCTAAGCCAACCGCAGCTTCTGGTGCTCGATGAACCGACTCAAGGCGTGGATGTTAACGGCCAGGTTGCGCTGTACGACTTAATTGACCAACTCCGTCGCGAGCTGGATTGCGCCGTGCTGATGGTTTCGCACGATCTGCATTTGGTGATGGCGAAAACCGACGAAGTGCTCTGCCTGAACCATCACATCTGTTGTTCAGGTACGCCTGAAGTCGTATCCATGCATCCAGAATTCATTTCGATGTTTGGCTCCCGCGGCGCCGAACAACTTGGGATTTATCGCCACAACCATAATCATCGCCATGATTTACAGGGACGGATTGTCCTGCGTCGGGGAAATGGACACTCATGA
- the zwf gene encoding glucose-6-phosphate dehydrogenase, protein MAVTQTAQACDLVIFGAKGDLARRKLLPSLYQLEKAGQIHPETRILGVGRADWDKDAYTKVVREAIETFMKEKIDESLWDALSKRLDFCNLDVNDTTAFGRLGKMLDQENRVTINYFAMPPSTFGAICKGLGEAKLNAKPARVVMEKPLGTSLATSREINDQVGEYFEECQVYRIDHYLGKETVLNLLALRFANSLFANNWDNRTIDHVEITVAEEVGIEGRWGYFDQAGQMRDMIQNHLLQILCMIAMSPPSDLSADNIRDEKVKVLKSLRRIDRTNVREKTVRGQYTAGFAQGKKVPGYLEEEGANKSSNTETFVAIRVDIDNWRWAGVPFYLRTGKRLPTKCSEVVVYFKNPELNLFKESWQELPQNKLTIRLQPDEGVDIQVLNKVPGLDHKHNLQTTKLDLSYSETFNETHLADAYERLLLETMRGIQALFVRRDEVEEAWKWVDSITEAWAADQDAPKPYQAGTWGPVASVAMITRDGRSWNEFE, encoded by the coding sequence ATGGCGGTAACGCAAACAGCCCAGGCATGTGACCTGGTCATTTTCGGCGCGAAGGGCGATCTTGCACGCCGAAAATTGCTGCCTTCCCTGTATCAACTGGAAAAAGCAGGCCAGATCCACCCGGAAACTCGCATCCTGGGTGTGGGTCGCGCTGACTGGGATAAAGACGCCTACACCAAAGTGGTGCGTGAAGCGATCGAAACGTTCATGAAAGAGAAAATCGATGAAAGTTTATGGGATGCGCTGAGCAAACGTCTTGATTTCTGCAACCTGGATGTCAACGATACCACCGCGTTCGGACGCCTCGGTAAGATGCTTGACCAGGAAAACCGCGTAACCATCAACTACTTCGCCATGCCGCCAAGCACGTTTGGCGCGATCTGCAAAGGTCTGGGGGAAGCGAAACTGAACGCAAAACCTGCGCGCGTCGTGATGGAAAAACCGCTGGGTACCTCGCTGGCGACTTCACGCGAAATCAACGATCAGGTGGGCGAATATTTCGAAGAGTGTCAGGTCTATCGTATCGACCACTATCTCGGTAAAGAGACGGTGCTGAACCTGCTGGCGCTGCGTTTTGCTAACTCCCTGTTTGCCAATAACTGGGATAACCGCACTATCGATCACGTCGAAATCACCGTGGCCGAAGAAGTGGGCATCGAAGGGCGCTGGGGCTATTTCGACCAGGCTGGCCAGATGCGCGATATGATCCAGAACCACCTTCTGCAAATCCTGTGCATGATTGCAATGTCGCCGCCGTCGGACCTGTCTGCGGATAACATTCGTGACGAGAAAGTGAAAGTTCTGAAGTCTCTGCGCCGTATCGATCGCACGAATGTCCGTGAGAAAACCGTCCGTGGCCAGTACACAGCGGGCTTTGCACAGGGTAAAAAAGTACCGGGCTATCTGGAAGAAGAGGGCGCGAATAAGTCCAGCAACACCGAGACCTTTGTCGCTATCCGTGTGGATATTGATAACTGGCGCTGGGCGGGTGTTCCGTTCTATCTGCGCACCGGGAAACGCCTGCCGACGAAATGTTCCGAAGTCGTGGTGTATTTCAAAAATCCAGAGCTGAATTTGTTCAAAGAGTCCTGGCAAGAACTGCCGCAGAACAAACTGACCATTCGACTGCAGCCTGACGAAGGTGTCGATATTCAGGTTCTGAACAAAGTGCCAGGTCTGGATCACAAGCACAACCTGCAGACCACCAAACTGGATCTGAGCTACTCCGAAACCTTCAATGAAACGCACCTTGCCGATGCTTACGAGCGTCTGCTGCTGGAAACCATGCGTGGTATTCAGGCGCTGTTTGTGCGTCGCGATGAAGTTGAAGAAGCCTGGAAATGGGTCGACTCCATCACAGAAGCGTGGGCTGCCGATCAGGATGCGCCTAAACCGTATCAGGCAGGCACCTGGGGACCCGTTGCGTCTGTCGCGATGATCACCCGTGATGGCCGCTCCTGGAACGAGTTTGAGTAG
- the mepM gene encoding murein DD-endopeptidase MepM, which yields MQQIARSVALAFNNLPRPHRVMLGSLTVLTLAVAVWRPYVYHPHSAPIVKTIELEKNEIRSLLPEASEPIDQAPQEDEAIPQDELDDKTANEAGIHEYVVSTGDTLSSVLNQYGIEMGDISQLAASDKELRNLKIGQQLSWTLTNDGDLQRLTWEVSRRETRTYDRAGNGFKMTSEMQQGDWVNNVLKGTVGGSFVASARDAGLTSGEISSVIKAMQWQMDFRKLKKGDEFSILMSREMLDGKREQSQLMGVRLRSEGKDYYAIRAEDGKFYDRNGTGLAKGFLRFPTSKQFRISSNFNPRRLNPVTGRVAPHRGVDFAMPQGTPVLSVGDGEVVIAKRSGAAGYYVAVRHGRTYTTRYMHLRKLLVQPGQKVKRGDRIALSGNTGRSTGPHLHYEVWINQQAVNPLTAKLPRTEGLTGKDRSDYLAQVKEVMPQLRFD from the coding sequence GTGCAACAGATAGCCCGCTCTGTCGCCCTGGCATTTAACAATCTGCCTAGACCCCACCGCGTTATGCTGGGGTCTCTTACAGTTCTCACTTTAGCGGTCGCCGTCTGGCGGCCCTATGTGTACCACCCGCATTCAGCCCCTATCGTCAAAACCATCGAGCTGGAAAAGAATGAAATCCGTTCGTTGCTACCTGAAGCCAGTGAGCCAATCGATCAAGCTCCGCAGGAAGATGAAGCTATCCCTCAGGATGAACTGGATGACAAAACTGCAAATGAAGCCGGTATCCACGAATACGTCGTTTCGACAGGGGATACACTCAGCAGCGTATTGAATCAGTACGGCATTGAGATGGGCGATATCAGCCAGCTTGCTGCCTCAGATAAAGAATTACGTAACCTGAAAATTGGTCAACAGCTTTCCTGGACGCTGACTAATGACGGCGATTTACAGCGCCTGACCTGGGAAGTCTCCCGCCGCGAAACCCGAACCTACGATCGTGCTGGAAACGGTTTCAAAATGACCAGCGAAATGCAGCAGGGCGACTGGGTTAACAACGTGCTGAAAGGCACCGTTGGCGGCAGTTTTGTGGCCAGCGCTCGTGACGCCGGTTTAACCAGTGGTGAAATCAGCTCCGTCATCAAAGCGATGCAGTGGCAGATGGATTTCCGTAAGCTCAAAAAAGGCGACGAGTTTTCTATTTTGATGTCCCGCGAAATGCTGGACGGCAAGCGCGAGCAGAGCCAACTGATGGGCGTGCGTTTACGATCTGAAGGTAAAGATTATTACGCGATTCGCGCAGAAGACGGCAAGTTCTACGACCGTAACGGGACCGGGCTGGCGAAAGGCTTCCTGCGCTTCCCAACGTCAAAGCAGTTCCGTATTTCCTCCAACTTTAATCCACGTCGTCTGAACCCGGTAACCGGGCGCGTCGCGCCACACCGTGGTGTTGACTTCGCGATGCCGCAAGGTACGCCAGTGCTCTCTGTGGGTGATGGTGAAGTGGTGATTGCAAAACGCAGTGGCGCTGCAGGGTATTACGTTGCCGTTCGTCACGGTCGTACCTACACCACCCGCTATATGCACCTGCGTAAACTGCTGGTTCAGCCGGGCCAGAAGGTGAAACGTGGTGATCGCATTGCGCTTTCAGGCAACACCGGACGTTCAACGGGTCCACATCTGCACTATGAAGTGTGGATAAACCAGCAGGCGGTTAACCCGTTGACGGCTAAATTGCCGCGTACCGAAGGGCTGACCGGTAAAGATCGCAGCGATTACCTGGCGCAGGTGAAAGAAGTGATGCCGCAACTGCGTTTCGATTAG
- the pyk gene encoding pyruvate kinase, whose product MSRRLRRTKIVTTLGPATDRDNNLEKIIAAGANVVRMNFSHGTPEDHKLRADKVREIAAKLGRHVAILGDLQGPKIRVSTFKEGKVFLNIGDKFLLDANLGKGEGDKERVGIDYKGLPADVVPGDILLLDDGRVQLKVLEVQGMKVFTEVTVGGPLSNNKGINKLGGGLSAEALTEKDKADIITAAQIGVDYLAVSFPRCGEDLNYARRLARDAGCDAKIVAKVERAEAVCSQDAMDDVILASDVVMVARGDLGVEIGDPELVGIQKALIRRARQLNRSVITATQMMESMITNPMPTRAEVMDVANAVLDGTDAVMLSAETAAGQYPAETVAAMARVCLGAEKIPSINVSKHRLDIQFDNVEEAISMSAMYAANHLKGVTAIITMTESGRTALMTSRISSGLPIFAMSRHERTLNLTTLYRGVTPVYFDSTSEGVAAANDAVNLLRDKGYLVSGDIVIVTQGDVMSTIGSTNTTRVMTVE is encoded by the coding sequence ATGTCCAGAAGGCTTCGCAGAACCAAGATCGTTACCACCTTAGGTCCGGCTACCGACCGCGATAATAATCTCGAGAAAATTATTGCCGCAGGCGCCAACGTGGTACGCATGAACTTCTCTCACGGTACACCTGAAGACCACAAATTACGTGCAGACAAAGTCCGTGAGATCGCGGCTAAACTGGGGCGTCACGTGGCTATCCTCGGCGACCTGCAGGGTCCGAAGATCCGCGTGTCGACATTTAAAGAAGGCAAAGTTTTCCTCAATATCGGCGACAAGTTCCTCTTAGATGCCAACCTGGGTAAAGGTGAAGGCGATAAAGAGAGAGTCGGCATTGACTACAAAGGTCTGCCCGCTGACGTTGTGCCCGGCGATATCCTGCTGCTTGATGATGGTCGCGTACAGCTGAAAGTGCTGGAAGTTCAGGGCATGAAAGTGTTCACCGAAGTCACCGTGGGTGGCCCGCTGTCGAACAATAAAGGCATCAACAAACTGGGTGGCGGTCTGTCCGCAGAAGCGCTGACCGAGAAAGATAAAGCCGATATCATCACTGCCGCGCAGATCGGCGTCGACTATCTGGCCGTCTCCTTCCCGCGCTGCGGCGAAGATCTGAATTATGCTCGTCGTCTGGCGCGCGATGCAGGCTGCGATGCAAAAATCGTCGCGAAAGTCGAACGTGCAGAAGCCGTTTGCAGCCAGGACGCCATGGATGATGTGATTCTGGCCTCCGACGTGGTGATGGTCGCTCGTGGCGATCTGGGTGTCGAAATTGGCGATCCAGAACTGGTAGGTATTCAGAAAGCGCTTATTCGCCGCGCGCGTCAGCTTAACCGCTCGGTGATCACCGCGACTCAGATGATGGAGTCAATGATTACCAATCCGATGCCAACGCGTGCAGAAGTCATGGACGTGGCAAACGCCGTGCTGGATGGGACGGATGCCGTCATGCTGTCGGCAGAAACCGCAGCGGGTCAATACCCTGCTGAAACCGTTGCTGCTATGGCGCGCGTGTGCCTGGGCGCTGAGAAGATCCCAAGCATTAACGTGTCTAAGCACCGCCTGGATATTCAGTTCGACAATGTGGAAGAAGCGATTTCCATGTCCGCGATGTACGCGGCAAACCATCTGAAAGGCGTAACCGCCATCATTACCATGACGGAATCAGGCCGTACCGCGCTGATGACGTCACGTATCAGCTCTGGTCTGCCTATCTTTGCCATGTCCCGCCATGAGCGCACGCTGAACCTGACGACGCTGTACCGTGGCGTCACGCCAGTGTACTTCGACAGCACCAGTGAAGGCGTTGCGGCTGCTAACGATGCTGTTAACTTGCTGCGAGACAAAGGCTATCTGGTGTCTGGCGATATCGTTATCGTGACCCAGGGCGACGTGATGAGCACCATCGGCTCAACGAACACCACACGTGTCATGACCGTCGAGTAA
- the lpxM gene encoding lauroyl-Kdo(2)-lipid IV(A) myristoyltransferase (LpxM is lauroyl-Kdo(2)-lipid IV(A) myristoyltransferase, an enzyme characterized in Escherichia coli and involved in biosynthesis of the form of lipid A found in that species and some closely related species.) — translation METQKNNIEYIPEFEKSFRHPRHWGAWLGVYAFAGIALLPAAVRDPVLGKMGLLAGRFGKSARRRAQINLYYCFPEKTDAEREAIIDDMFTTAPQAMAMMGELALRGPKKVMNRVDWKGLEIIDEMRRNDEKVIFLVPHGWGVDIPAMLMASQGQKIAAMFHNQGNKIFDYVWNTVRRRFGGRLHARNDGIKPFIKSIRQGYWGYYLPDQDHGPEHSEFVDFFATYKATLPAIGRLMKVCGARVVPLFPIYNGKTHRLTIEVRPPMDDLLTADDHTIARRMNEEVEILVGPHLEQYTWILKLLKTRKPGEKEPYRRKELYPKK, via the coding sequence ATGGAAACCCAAAAAAACAATATTGAATACATTCCCGAGTTTGAGAAATCGTTTCGCCATCCACGCCACTGGGGCGCCTGGCTTGGTGTTTATGCCTTTGCAGGTATAGCCTTACTTCCCGCGGCTGTGCGTGACCCTGTGCTCGGTAAAATGGGTTTACTTGCTGGTCGATTCGGTAAAAGTGCCCGTCGCCGTGCGCAAATTAACCTTTACTACTGTTTTCCGGAAAAAACCGACGCCGAGCGCGAAGCGATTATCGATGACATGTTCACGACCGCACCGCAGGCAATGGCAATGATGGGTGAACTGGCGTTACGTGGGCCCAAAAAAGTGATGAATCGGGTCGACTGGAAAGGACTGGAAATCATCGACGAGATGCGTCGCAACGATGAGAAAGTGATTTTTCTGGTGCCGCACGGCTGGGGCGTGGATATTCCCGCCATGTTAATGGCATCGCAGGGCCAGAAAATAGCGGCGATGTTCCATAACCAGGGCAACAAGATTTTCGATTACGTCTGGAACACCGTTCGTCGCCGCTTTGGTGGGCGCTTGCATGCGCGTAACGATGGCATTAAACCCTTTATCAAATCTATTCGTCAGGGGTATTGGGGTTACTATTTGCCGGACCAGGATCATGGCCCTGAACATAGCGAGTTTGTTGATTTCTTTGCTACCTACAAAGCGACGCTGCCCGCGATAGGCCGTTTGATGAAAGTGTGTGGCGCACGCGTCGTACCGCTGTTCCCTATCTACAACGGGAAAACCCATCGATTGACTATTGAAGTCCGCCCACCTATGGATGATTTGCTCACCGCAGATGATCACACGATTGCGCGTCGCATGAATGAAGAGGTCGAGATTCTGGTGGGACCGCATCTAGAACAATACACCTGGATCCTCAAGCTATTGAAAACGCGTAAGCCGGGCGAAAAAGAACCTTACCGGCGTAAAGAGTTATATCCGAAGAAATAA
- the edd gene encoding phosphogluconate dehydratase codes for MNPAMLRVTQRIIERSKKTRSAYLARIQQAKTDTVHRSQLACGNLAHGFAACQPEDKASLKSMLRNNIAIITSYNDMLSAHQPYEHYPEIIRKALHSANAVGQVAGGVPAMCDGVTQGQDGMELSLLSREIIAMSAAVGLSHNMFDGALYLGVCDKIVPGLAMAALSFGHLPAIFVPSGPMASGLPNKEKVRIRQLYAEGKADRIALLEAEAASYHAPGTCTFYGTANTNQMVVEFMGMQLPGSSFIQPDAPLRQALTEAAARQVTRLTGNGNEWMPLGKMVDEKVVVNGIVALLATGGSTNHTMHLVAMARAAGILINWDDFSELSDVVPLMARLYPNGPADINHFQAAGGVPVLIRELLKGGLLHEDVNTVAGFGLQRYTMEPWLNNGELDWRDGAREPLDETVIATFDKPFSRHGGTKVLSGNLGRAVMKTSAVPVENQVVEAPAIIFESQHDVLPAFEAGLLNKDCVVVVRHQGPKANGMPELHKLMPPLGVLLDRCFKIALVTDGRLSGASGKVPSAIHVTPEAYDGGLLAKVRDGDIIRVNGQTGELTLLVDEAELEARKPHIPDLSASRVGTGREMFSALREKLSGAEQGATCITF; via the coding sequence ATGAATCCAGCAATGTTACGGGTAACGCAGCGTATTATCGAACGCTCGAAAAAGACACGTTCTGCCTATCTCGCCCGCATCCAGCAGGCCAAAACCGACACCGTCCATCGCTCCCAGCTGGCCTGCGGTAATCTGGCCCACGGGTTTGCTGCCTGTCAGCCAGAAGATAAAGCGTCGCTGAAAAGCATGCTGCGTAACAATATTGCGATTATCACCTCCTACAACGACATGCTCTCCGCGCATCAGCCCTACGAACACTATCCAGAAATCATCCGTAAAGCGCTGCACAGTGCCAACGCAGTCGGACAAGTCGCAGGCGGCGTTCCGGCGATGTGCGATGGCGTGACGCAGGGCCAGGACGGCATGGAGCTGTCATTGCTGAGTCGCGAAATTATCGCTATGTCAGCCGCGGTCGGTTTGTCCCACAACATGTTTGACGGCGCGTTATACCTTGGCGTGTGCGATAAAATCGTCCCAGGTCTGGCGATGGCCGCGCTCTCATTCGGTCATTTACCCGCTATTTTCGTCCCCTCTGGCCCGATGGCGAGCGGCCTGCCGAACAAAGAAAAAGTGCGCATTCGTCAGCTTTATGCCGAGGGCAAAGCCGATCGTATTGCCCTGCTTGAAGCAGAAGCGGCCTCTTATCACGCACCGGGTACCTGTACGTTCTATGGCACGGCCAACACCAATCAGATGGTCGTTGAATTCATGGGCATGCAGTTGCCGGGTTCGTCGTTCATTCAACCGGATGCTCCGCTGCGCCAGGCGCTGACTGAAGCAGCAGCGCGTCAGGTCACACGCTTGACCGGCAATGGAAACGAGTGGATGCCGCTCGGCAAAATGGTCGATGAAAAAGTGGTGGTAAACGGTATCGTCGCGTTGCTGGCGACGGGCGGCTCAACGAACCACACCATGCACCTGGTGGCGATGGCACGCGCGGCAGGCATTCTGATTAACTGGGATGACTTCTCTGAGCTTTCCGATGTGGTTCCGCTGATGGCACGTCTCTACCCGAACGGCCCGGCTGACATCAACCATTTCCAGGCGGCAGGCGGCGTACCGGTTCTGATCCGCGAGTTGCTTAAAGGCGGTCTGCTGCACGAAGACGTTAACACTGTGGCGGGCTTTGGCCTGCAGCGCTACACCATGGAACCGTGGCTGAACAACGGCGAACTGGACTGGCGCGACGGTGCGCGTGAGCCTCTTGATGAAACCGTTATTGCGACGTTTGACAAACCGTTCTCCCGTCATGGCGGCACCAAAGTGCTGAGCGGGAACCTCGGCCGCGCGGTCATGAAAACCTCTGCAGTGCCGGTTGAAAACCAGGTGGTTGAAGCGCCGGCCATTATTTTCGAAAGTCAGCATGACGTATTACCGGCTTTCGAAGCCGGACTGTTAAACAAAGACTGCGTGGTGGTGGTGCGTCATCAGGGACCAAAAGCGAACGGCATGCCAGAATTACATAAACTTATGCCGCCACTTGGTGTATTATTGGACCGCTGTTTCAAAATTGCGTTGGTCACCGATGGACGACTCTCTGGCGCATCAGGTAAAGTGCCATCAGCGATTCACGTCACTCCCGAAGCCTATGATGGCGGGTTGCTGGCGAAAGTCCGCGATGGCGACATCATCCGCGTCAATGGCCAGACAGGCGAATTGACCCTGCTGGTGGATGAAGCCGAACTTGAAGCCCGTAAGCCGCATATTCCTGACCTGAGCGCGTCGCGTGTGGGAACAGGGCGCGAAATGTTCAGTGCGCTGCGCGAGAAACTTTCCGGCGCTGAACAGGGTGCGACCTGTATTACGTTTTAA
- the znuB gene encoding zinc ABC transporter permease subunit ZnuB — protein sequence MIELLLPGWLAGIMLACAAGPLGSFVVWRRMSYFGDTLAHASLLGVAFGLLLDVNPFYAVIAVTLMLAAGLVWLEKRPHLAVDTLLGIMAHSALSLGLVVVSLMSNIRVDLMAYLFGDLLAVTPEDLIFIAIGVVIVLGILLWQWRNLLAMTVSEDLAFVDGVKLQRVKLLLMLVTALTIGVAMKFVGALIITSLLIIPAATARRFARTPEQMAGVAVVIGMIAVTGGLTFSAFYDTPAGPSVVLCAALMFIFSMMKKPAS from the coding sequence ATGATTGAATTGTTATTACCCGGCTGGCTTGCCGGGATTATGCTCGCCTGCGCGGCGGGACCGCTGGGTTCATTTGTCGTCTGGCGTCGAATGTCCTATTTCGGCGATACGCTGGCACATGCTTCACTGTTAGGCGTGGCATTTGGTTTACTGCTGGATGTGAATCCATTCTATGCGGTCATTGCCGTCACGTTGATGCTGGCCGCGGGTCTGGTGTGGCTCGAAAAACGCCCTCACCTCGCAGTCGATACCCTGTTGGGTATTATGGCGCACAGCGCGTTGTCTCTTGGCCTGGTGGTGGTGAGCCTGATGTCGAACATTCGTGTCGATTTGATGGCTTATCTGTTTGGCGATTTGTTGGCGGTGACACCAGAAGATCTGATCTTTATCGCGATTGGCGTTGTGATTGTGCTGGGGATTTTGCTGTGGCAGTGGCGCAATTTGCTCGCCATGACCGTCAGCGAGGATTTGGCCTTTGTCGATGGCGTTAAGCTTCAGCGCGTGAAGCTGTTGCTGATGCTGGTGACAGCGCTGACAATTGGCGTCGCAATGAAATTTGTCGGCGCACTGATTATCACGTCATTACTGATTATTCCGGCCGCGACGGCACGTCGTTTTGCTCGCACACCAGAGCAAATGGCGGGAGTCGCCGTGGTTATCGGCATGATTGCGGTAACGGGTGGATTAACATTCTCGGCGTTTTACGATACGCCTGCTGGCCCGTCGGTGGTGCTCTGCGCCGCGCTGATGTTTATCTTCAGCATGATGAAAAAGCCCGCCAGTTGA
- the znuA gene encoding zinc ABC transporter substrate-binding protein ZnuA produces the protein MLHKNTLLFAALSAALLGSTAQDVNAAVVASLKPLGFIASAIADGVTETQVLLPDGASEHDYSLRPSDAKRLQNADLVVWIGPEMEAFMQKSASQTPAQKKVTIAELAGVKPLLMKGSDDDDHDEGHDHGQGEKGDDHHHHGEYNMHLWLSPEIARLSAVAIHDKLVELMPQSRAKLDANLKDFEAQLAATDKQVGNELAPLKGKGYFVFHDAYGYYEKHYGLTPLGHFTVNPEIQPGAQRLHEIRTQLVEQKATCVFAEPQFRPAVVEAVARGTSVRMGTLDPLGTNITLSKTSYSQFLSQLANQYSSCLKGD, from the coding sequence ATGTTACATAAAAATACGCTTCTTTTCGCAGCATTATCCGCTGCCCTTTTGGGCTCCACAGCACAAGATGTTAACGCCGCCGTTGTCGCTTCGCTTAAACCGCTGGGATTCATCGCTTCTGCCATCGCCGATGGCGTCACTGAAACGCAAGTATTGCTGCCTGACGGTGCGTCAGAACATGACTATTCACTGCGTCCATCTGATGCAAAACGCTTACAGAACGCGGACTTAGTGGTGTGGATTGGTCCAGAGATGGAAGCGTTCATGCAGAAATCCGCTAGCCAGACACCTGCGCAGAAAAAGGTCACTATCGCTGAACTTGCCGGTGTGAAACCGTTGCTCATGAAAGGGTCAGATGACGACGATCATGACGAAGGGCACGACCACGGCCAAGGTGAAAAAGGTGACGACCATCACCATCATGGCGAGTACAACATGCATCTTTGGCTCTCTCCAGAGATAGCGCGGCTCTCAGCGGTTGCAATCCACGATAAATTAGTGGAACTTATGCCGCAAAGTCGAGCCAAACTAGACGCCAACCTGAAGGATTTTGAGGCACAATTAGCCGCAACCGATAAGCAGGTAGGTAACGAGCTCGCACCATTGAAAGGAAAAGGGTATTTCGTTTTTCATGATGCTTATGGCTACTATGAAAAACACTACGGTCTGACCCCGCTGGGGCATTTCACCGTCAACCCGGAAATCCAGCCTGGTGCGCAGCGTTTACATGAAATAAGAACACAGTTGGTTGAGCAAAAGGCGACATGCGTTTTTGCTGAGCCACAGTTCAGGCCAGCGGTCGTTGAAGCCGTGGCCAGGGGAACTTCCGTGCGCATGGGAACCCTGGACCCGCTTGGAACCAATATTACGTTGAGCAAAACGAGCTACTCGCAGTTTCTCAGCCAATTGGCGAACCAGTATTCAAGCTGCCTGAAAGGAGATTAA